The DNA window CAGTCTATAAGTGGCAGGTATCCAAACGTCGGGCCTCAGAGGCTCTGCGAGGCCGGCGTTTATATATTGGATGAGGTCGGGCCATCAGCTATAGAGTTGCTCGAGGATGGGGATGAGGTCGAGATTCGCGGCAACCTCCTGCTCAAGGGGGGCAAGGTGGTGGCCGCCGGGAGCGTCCTCGATAAGAAGACGGTGGAGAAAAAGCTCGCCGAAACCCAGAGCAGGGTTGCTGAGTTGCTTGACGATTTTGTCCAGAACACGCTCGATTATGCGCGGCTCGAGAAGGACCTTATACTGGGCAAGTTCGCCGTACCCGATATCGGGGTGAATATCAAGGGCCGGCATGTCCTGGTCGTCGTGCGGGGAAGGGATTATAAGGAAGACCTCATGGCGATAAGGTCGTATATCGACGAGGTCAAGCCCGTGTTGATCGGGGTGGACGGGGGAGCCGATGCGCTAGTAGAGCTGGGTTACAGGCCTGATATTATTGTGGGCGATATGGACAGCATATCGGATGACACCCTGAAGATCGGCTCGGAGCTTGTCGTCCACGCCTACCCGGATGGGAGGGCCCCGGGGCTGGCCCGTATTCGCTCGTTCGGCCTCCGGGGCAAGATCTTCCCTGCACCCGGCACAAGCGAGGATATTGCCATGCTCCTTGCCTATGAAAAGGGGGCCGAGTTGATAGTTGCCGTCGGGACTCACTCGAATATGATCGATTTCCTCGAGAAGGGGCGCCCGGGGATGGCCAGCACGTTCCTGGTGAGGTTGAAGGTCGGGTCGATCCTCGTGGATGCGAAGGGCGTGAATAAGCTCTACAGGGGCAGGATGCACGCGAGCTACCTGCTTGAGGTGGCTATCGGCGCCTTGATTCCCCTGGCCATAATCATGCTCGTGTCGGATACGACAAAGCAGTTCCTGAGGCTACTCCTCATGAAAGTGAAGGTGGTGCTCGGCCTCCTCTGAGCCGGTGCAGGTGGGGATGTAGAGCCTGGTTAGCGTTTGGAAGCGAGTGATGGTGACTTGATTATCGATATGAGATACCATATAGCGTCCCTCGTAGCTGTTTTTCTCGCCCTCGGCCTGGGAATCCTCATCGGGAGCGCTATGGGCGGGAATGAGGCCCTCATCGAACAGCAGAAGCGCCTGATAGACCGGCTGGAGATGGATTTTTCCCAGATAAAGCAGGAAAGGGAGAGGCTTCAGGTTAAGCTCAATCTTGCGGAACGGGAGCTTGCGTCAAGCGTCGAATTCGAAAAGACAGCCTTCCCCGTTCTCGTGGCCGGGAAACTCGAGGGCAGGCGGGTGGCGATCGTCCGCACGGGGGATTCCGTGAACCGGCGCGCTGAGGAGGCCATAGAGAGGGCATTGAGGGATGCGGGGGCAAGCGTCACATCGGTCACGACTATACTGCGTCCCTTCGAGTTGCCGGCCGGCGACGTGAAGGCCCAGGGCGAATTATTCAAATGCCTTGGGCTCGATGCCATTCAATCCGAATTCCAGCCCAAGGACATACCCGTGAGGCTCGCGGCCGCGCTTGCGAGGGAGATCGCCTCCGGGACGGGCCTTACGCTGGTGCCGGCCCTCGAGGAGCTTGGTTTCGTGCAGGTGAGCGGCAGGTACCAGGGCTATGTAGATGCCGTTGTCATCCTGGGCGGGGGCTCGGAGGAGTCAAAGGTGGCGGCAAAGACCGTTGATCTCCCGCTCATCGATGCCTTTAACGCGCTTGGGGTGAGGGTGGCCGGCGCGGAGGCGGCAGGGGCCTCGCAGTCGTATATGAAGCTATACAAGGAGAAGGGGATACCGACGGTGGATAATGCCGACATGGTTCTGGGCCAGCTATCCTTGGTTTTTGCCCTTGCCGGCGAGAATGGTCATTATGGCATCAAGGAGACGGCCAGGCAGCCATTCCCCGATTTCCTCGGGGAACTGACCGGCAAGTGAGCTGCCAGCTATTAATTCGCTGCCAGCCATTGATCTTTTTGCTGCTGGCCATTAGTTTAATGATGGATCAATGGTGAGTTGTAATGATGCTTTCCACTATCATACCGGCCTATAATGAATCCTCCCACATAGCTGATACGGTGAAGGCTATCCTGGAGTTGCAGGATGGCATTGGTAGATATGGCATTGATTCTATCGAGGTTATCGTTGTAGATGATGGTTCCCGGGATGCTACGACCGAGCTCGCCAGGAAGACCGGGGCCGTTGTGATACCGCTGGAGCGCAACCAGGGAAAGGGGCATGCGCTCATGAGGGGCCTCTCGGCTGCGAGGGGTGAGGTGGTGGCCTTCCTTGACGCCGATCTGGGTGCTACGGCTGGCGAGGTTGCGAAGCTTGTGGCCCCGGTTGTTGCGGGCGATGCTGACTTGACGATAGCCAGGTTCCCTGCCGCCAGGCGCCGGGGCGGTTTCGGCCTCGTCAAGGCATCTGCTCGCCTCGGTGTCAAGCTCCTCGGCGGGATTGATGTCGTCTCCTCCCTCTCAGGCCAGCGCGCTGCGAGGAAAGATGTATTTGAGCGGCTCACGCCGTTTGCGGGCGGGTTTGGCGTGGAGGTCGGGATGACGATCGATGCCGCCAGGAGGGGTTACAGGATAAAGGAGGTCCCCGTGGATATGCGCCATGCTGAGACCGGGAGGGATTTGCGGGGTTTCACTCACAGGGCGCGCCAGCTGTCATCGGTTACCAGGGCGATCCTGGCCAGGTTTTTCAGATAGCAGGCCGCGTCCTCCGTCCGCCCGGCGCAACAGGGGAGCGCCGCCTGGTACGGGGCTTAGAAGGGGCGAGGACCTATGCGCGCTGACTTCGTCATGTTTATACTCTCCTTTCTGGCCTGTTCAGCCTCTCTCCCCCTGGTGATCAACATGATGGAGCGAGCGGGGAATACGAGGTTGAACTACGAGGGCAGGCAGATCCCGACATCCCTCGGGCTTATCTTCATCCTGATCCTGGTGCCTGCCGCCTTCGTGGCGGTCGAGATGGGCTTCATGACGCTCGATGACGCGCTTCCTCCTCTTTTCCTTTTGTGCGCCGTAGGCATGGCTGGCTTGCTGGATGATCTCCTCGGCCAGGGTGATATGAAGGCAAAGGGCTTTAAGGGTCACCTCGGTGCGCTCCTGTTCGAGGGACGCCTCTCCACGGGGGCGCTGAAGGCTATTTTTACAGGGTTTTCAGCCTTGCTCCTGGCCATGATCATCGAGCGCACGCTTGCCGGCGTTGTATTGAGCGCCCTTATAATCGCCCTTGCGACAAACCTCATCAACCTGCTCGACCTGAGGCCCGGCCGCGCCGCCAAGGCATACCTCGCCGTGGTGATCCTGTTATCACTGGCATGGGGGGCGCGCTGCTTTGACGGCCCACTCTTCTACCTCGTGCCGCTTACCGGCGCAGTCCTCGCATATATACGGACGGACCTCCGCGCGAGAGGGATGATGGGGGACACTGGCTCGAACATCCTGGGCGGGGCTCTGGGCTATGGGCTGGCCGCTGGGACCGAGGGCGCAGTCAGAGCCGGGGTCCTGGTGATTCTCCTGCTCATCCAGGCGTACGCTGAAAGGTGGTCGATAAGCCGGGCTATAGAGAATAATCGTTTGCTCAGGTTTTTGGACAATCTCGGGCGCTGAGTGCGACCGCGAAGCTAAGTGTGAGTTCAAGAATTATCGCCGTTTTTCCAGGGGTTGCCGGTGCTTGCGTGACGGGGCCTTTGAAATTTGGCAATGCCCTCGCGCCAAATTTCAACGGAGGCGCGCCGCAAGCGCGCCGTCCCCGGAACGCAACACCGGCAACCCCTATTTAGATAATTTGGATAATCTTCAATGGTTGGAAGGGATATACGTGAAGTTTGGCGTGCATGTTGCCATAGCCGGGGGGTTCGCCGGAGCGATCGATCGAGCCCAGAAGCTGCATTGCGATACAATACAGATGTTTTCGAGGAGCCCAAGGAGCCTGAGGGCTCGCCCTCTCAATGAGGATGAGGCCGGGGATTTTCGCAACAGGGCCAGGTTGTCAGGCATATCCCCAATTGTGGTGCACATCCCTTATCTCATCAACCTTGCCTCGCCCAAGGAACAGACTTACGCGGTTTCCATAGCCGCCCTGCGGGAGGATATCATACGCGCCTGCGAGCTTGGCGCCGATTACCTTATTATACACCCCGGGAGCCATGTCGGCTCGGGGATCGAGGCCGGCACGGAGAGGATTGCCCGGGCCATAAACACGGTGTTCAAGGACAGGGAATGCCGCGACCGGAGCCAGGAGAGCGGCTTGAAGTTCCTCCTCGAGACGGTCTCAGGGGCCGGGACCGAGATCGGTTATACCTTTGAACAGCTCGAGGGCATTATAGAACAGCTCGAGGGCGCAGGGGATATTGGTGTTTGCTTCGATACGTGTCATGTTTTTGCTGCAGGCTATGACATCCGGACGCCTGGTGGTTTGGATGGAGCCCTCGAGGATTTTGACCGGGTGCTTGGCCTCGGGCGGTTGAGGCTGGTTCACGCGAATGATTCCGTGGGGGAGCTGGGGTCGAGGAAGGACAGGCATGCTCACATAGGGGAGGGGATGATCGGCGAGGAGGGGTTCCGCGTGATCCTTGGTGATGAGAGGCTGCGCGAGGTGCCATTCATCCTCGAGACGCCGAATGATGACCCCGGGGATGATGCTCGCAATCTGGCCAGGCTTCGCGAGCTGGCCGGTCTGCGATAGCACGATGGCTAAGTGTGAGTTCGAAAATTGCCGCCGCTTTTCCAGGACTTACGGTGTTTGCGCGACGGGGCCTTTGAAATTTGGCAAGGCCCTCGCGCCAAATTTCAACGGAGGCGCGCCGCAAGCGCGCCGTCCCCGGAGCGCAACACCATAAGTCCTGGAACGTGCTGGTAAATTGGCACAAATTAAGGAACCTACACTTAGGAACGGAGGTCGCAGAGTGAAAGACTTGCTGCAGGACGTGGATGCCATATTCTCTGCCGGAGGCCCCCTAGCCAGGCATATCGACGGCTACGAGGTTCGCCCCGAGCAGATTCAAATGGCCAGGACCATACTCTCTGCCTTCAAGCACCACAAGCACGCAGTAATCGAGAGCGCCACCGGCACGGGGAAATCCATGGCCTACCTGGCCGCCGCAGTCCTCTGGGCCAGGACGACCGACCAGAAAGTGGTTATATCAACCAACACCATCAACCTCCAGGAACAGCTCGTAACCAAGGATATCCCCACCCTCAAAAGCGCCCTGGAAGTGGAGGGGTACGCCCCGGAGAAGGCCGATTTCTCATTCGCCCTTGTAAAGGGGCGCTCGAATTACATATGCAGGAGAAGACTAAAGAAGCTCCTGGAGGATGCAGATGCCCTCCTGGATTCGCGGGAGCGCCAGGCGTTTGCCGATATACTCGGGTGGGTGGGCAAGGTGAAGGAGGGCTGCAGGTCCGAATTCCCATTTGAGCCTTTGCCGGAGCTCTGGGAGAAAATCTGCTCCGAGCCTGATACATGCCTCAGGGTGAAGTGCCCCGAGGTCCAGGATTGTTTTTTTATGAAGGCAAGAAACATGGCCTGCGCTGCAGATCTGCTCGTAGTGAACCATCACCTGCTTTTCGCGGATGTCAGTGTCAGGCGAGAGCTGGGGTTCGACGCTGAGAAAGCCGTTCTACCCAGGTACGCCAATGTGATATTTGATGAGGCGCACAACGTCCCGGACGTTGCAGGCGATTACCTGGGTTGCTCGGTTACAAGGCTCCAGATCACAAGGCTTTTATCATACCTCTACCGCCGCGAGCGGCCATCGGCATCCCGCCCGGACGGGAGCATAGGCATGCTCATGGCTGTCCGTTCGTTGCTCTATAAGACGGATTCCGGGCTTGATCTCGACGGCCGGGCGAGAGACAGCCTGCGGGACCGGATCGATGGGGCCCTGGTCCCGGGGGTGATCAGAGCTAGAGAGGCTGCTGATACCCTCTTTGAAGGCCTAGCCGGTTTTCTGCGGGATCTTGGCAGGAATCAGGGTTCAAGGTATCGCGGCGATGGGGATGGGGATAGGGGTCATGTTGAGGGCCAGGATGACCGGGATCAGGGCCAGGATAGCCGGGGCGTGAGTAGCCGCGAGTTTGCCGTGCGGCTCAAGGCTGAGGTCCGGAAACTCGATTTCTGGCGAGATGTTATAGCCATTGAGGCTGAAAGGACAATGAATGCGTTTTCCGATCTCTCTCATGCCCTCTCGGACCTCGCTGGCGCCCTGGAGCTTGCTGCGAATGGCCCCAGCCCCGGGGGGCTCCCAGGTGGCATCCAGGAGATCAAGGTGGAGATGGATGCCCTCTCATCCCGCCTGGCGAATCTCGAGGGCACGCTGAGGTTCATTATTGATGGCCGGGATGAGGCGTTTGTATTCTGGGCCGAGACAGGCCCTCGCCGGAACGTGAGGCTCGGGGCTACACCGCTCGATGTGGCACCCCTCATAAGGGAGAATCTCCTCGAGTGTATTGATTCCGTGATCTTTACATCGGCGACCCTCGCCATCGGTGAGAACCTGGCCTTTTTTGAAGGCCAGGTCGGCCTGGATTATAATCAGGACAGGCCTTTCGAGCTTATCATAGGCTCGCCGTTCAGGTTGGAGGATCAGGTCCTCGTGGGCCTCCCGACGGACCTGCCCAACCCCGATGACCAGGGTTTCGTGGCCGGGGCTTCTGCGGCGCTTATCAAGGTCCTGACCGCCACAAAGGGAAGGGCATTTGTCCTGTTTACCTCCTACAATATGATGGAAAGGGTTGATGAGCTGATCCGCCGGGATCTCAGTGCAGCCGGTCTTACTCTGCTCCGGCAGGGGGAGGCCCCGCGGCACATGTTGCTTGCCCAATTCCGGGCAACGCGCGGCGCCGTCCTCCTGGGCGCCGACAGTTTCTGGGAGGGCGTTGATGTGCCCGGAGATGCCCTATCGTGCGTCGTGCTCGTTCGCCTCCCATTTCAGGTGCCATCCGATCCCGTTGTTGAGGCGCGCCTGGAGGCCATGGCATCGAGGGGGGAGAATGCATTTGGGCGGTATTCCCTGCCTCAGGCCGTGATCAAATTCAGGCAGGGATTCGGCAGGTTGATAAGGACGAAGACCGATAGGGGGGTCGTTATCGTCCTCGATAGGCGGATCATCTATAAGGGATATGGGCGTGCATTCCTCGCCTCGCTCCCGGGATGCCGGCACGTGAGGGGGGAAACGGACCTGGTGGTGGCGGCCATACGCGAATGGATACCGTAAGCGGGAGGGAATAGAATGTCACCGCTCCCTGTTGCATAAGTATAATCGAGAAAACTCTGCAGGGAGAGGTGCGAAATGTTTATCTACTATGAGAGGAGGCCCTGGAAGCTTGTTGTAGGGCTTCTTCTTGTCCTCGCGGCCATTAATGCTGGGCAGATGGCCCTTTTCGGAGCGGTTCGCCAGGTCATCTCGACTGCCGTCGGAGGCAGGCTCGTGCCGATATACTACGTTGCCACGGATGAGAAGAAGGTGGCCCTGTCGCTCGATGCTGTCTGGGGGGCGGATTATACCGATCAGATTCTAGATACCTTCGATAAACACCATGTCAAGACGACCTTCTTTCTCGCGGGCTTCTGGCTGGAGAAGTTCCCCGACCGGGTCAGGGAGATTGCCAAGCGGGGCCATGAAATAGGAAACCATACATACTCCCATCCCCATCTCAACTCGCTCTCGCCTGCCGAGATCAGGACCGAGGTCATGAGGACCCATGAAATGATAGAGGCCATAACCGGCCGCAAGGCCAGGCTCTTCAGGCCGCCGTTCGGCGAATACAGCAATAAGGTGATAGAAGTCGCAAAGGAATGCGGATATGAAACCATCATGTGGAGCATAGATTCACTTGATTGGCGCGATCTCTCCGCAGGCGAGATCGTGGACCGCGTGATGGGTAAGATGCATAATGGCGCTATAGTCCTGTTTCACAACAATGGGACGCACACTGCCGAAGCCCTGACGGTTATCATACCTGAGCTCCT is part of the Bacillota bacterium genome and encodes:
- a CDS encoding DEAD/DEAH box helicase family protein, which codes for MKDLLQDVDAIFSAGGPLARHIDGYEVRPEQIQMARTILSAFKHHKHAVIESATGTGKSMAYLAAAVLWARTTDQKVVISTNTINLQEQLVTKDIPTLKSALEVEGYAPEKADFSFALVKGRSNYICRRRLKKLLEDADALLDSRERQAFADILGWVGKVKEGCRSEFPFEPLPELWEKICSEPDTCLRVKCPEVQDCFFMKARNMACAADLLVVNHHLLFADVSVRRELGFDAEKAVLPRYANVIFDEAHNVPDVAGDYLGCSVTRLQITRLLSYLYRRERPSASRPDGSIGMLMAVRSLLYKTDSGLDLDGRARDSLRDRIDGALVPGVIRAREAADTLFEGLAGFLRDLGRNQGSRYRGDGDGDRGHVEGQDDRDQGQDSRGVSSREFAVRLKAEVRKLDFWRDVIAIEAERTMNAFSDLSHALSDLAGALELAANGPSPGGLPGGIQEIKVEMDALSSRLANLEGTLRFIIDGRDEAFVFWAETGPRRNVRLGATPLDVAPLIRENLLECIDSVIFTSATLAIGENLAFFEGQVGLDYNQDRPFELIIGSPFRLEDQVLVGLPTDLPNPDDQGFVAGASAALIKVLTATKGRAFVLFTSYNMMERVDELIRRDLSAAGLTLLRQGEAPRHMLLAQFRATRGAVLLGADSFWEGVDVPGDALSCVVLVRLPFQVPSDPVVEARLEAMASRGENAFGRYSLPQAVIKFRQGFGRLIRTKTDRGVVIVLDRRIIYKGYGRAFLASLPGCRHVRGETDLVVAAIREWIP
- a CDS encoding polysaccharide deacetylase family protein, with the translated sequence MFIYYERRPWKLVVGLLLVLAAINAGQMALFGAVRQVISTAVGGRLVPIYYVATDEKKVALSLDAVWGADYTDQILDTFDKHHVKTTFFLAGFWLEKFPDRVREIAKRGHEIGNHTYSHPHLNSLSPAEIRTEVMRTHEMIEAITGRKARLFRPPFGEYSNKVIEVAKECGYETIMWSIDSLDWRDLSAGEIVDRVMGKMHNGAIVLFHNNGTHTAEALTVIIPELLRQGYKIVPISDLLLKGDYYIHPHTGEQRPIEKPKPVQRPRPEDQLKLERRSGDERS
- a CDS encoding deoxyribonuclease IV codes for the protein MKFGVHVAIAGGFAGAIDRAQKLHCDTIQMFSRSPRSLRARPLNEDEAGDFRNRARLSGISPIVVHIPYLINLASPKEQTYAVSIAALREDIIRACELGADYLIIHPGSHVGSGIEAGTERIARAINTVFKDRECRDRSQESGLKFLLETVSGAGTEIGYTFEQLEGIIEQLEGAGDIGVCFDTCHVFAAGYDIRTPGGLDGALEDFDRVLGLGRLRLVHANDSVGELGSRKDRHAHIGEGMIGEEGFRVILGDERLREVPFILETPNDDPGDDARNLARLRELAGLR
- a CDS encoding copper transporter; translation: MRYHIASLVAVFLALGLGILIGSAMGGNEALIEQQKRLIDRLEMDFSQIKQERERLQVKLNLAERELASSVEFEKTAFPVLVAGKLEGRRVAIVRTGDSVNRRAEEAIERALRDAGASVTSVTTILRPFELPAGDVKAQGELFKCLGLDAIQSEFQPKDIPVRLAAALAREIASGTGLTLVPALEELGFVQVSGRYQGYVDAVVILGGGSEESKVAAKTVDLPLIDAFNALGVRVAGAEAAGASQSYMKLYKEKGIPTVDNADMVLGQLSLVFALAGENGHYGIKETARQPFPDFLGELTGK
- a CDS encoding glycosyl transferase, coding for MRADFVMFILSFLACSASLPLVINMMERAGNTRLNYEGRQIPTSLGLIFILILVPAAFVAVEMGFMTLDDALPPLFLLCAVGMAGLLDDLLGQGDMKAKGFKGHLGALLFEGRLSTGALKAIFTGFSALLLAMIIERTLAGVVLSALIIALATNLINLLDLRPGRAAKAYLAVVILLSLAWGARCFDGPLFYLVPLTGAVLAYIRTDLRARGMMGDTGSNILGGALGYGLAAGTEGAVRAGVLVILLLIQAYAERWSISRAIENNRLLRFLDNLGR
- a CDS encoding glycosyltransferase family 2 protein; its protein translation is MMLSTIIPAYNESSHIADTVKAILELQDGIGRYGIDSIEVIVVDDGSRDATTELARKTGAVVIPLERNQGKGHALMRGLSAARGEVVAFLDADLGATAGEVAKLVAPVVAGDADLTIARFPAARRRGGFGLVKASARLGVKLLGGIDVVSSLSGQRAARKDVFERLTPFAGGFGVEVGMTIDAARRGYRIKEVPVDMRHAETGRDLRGFTHRARQLSSVTRAILARFFR